A window of Actinomadura viridis genomic DNA:
GGCCGCGCGACCGCCGAGGCCGCGGCGCTGGCGGTGGCCGGACGGCTGTGGGCGGCCGGGACGCCGGTCGGCTGGGAGGCCGTCCACGCCGGGGCGCGCCGGGCCCGGACACCGCTGCCGGTGTACCCGTTCGAGCGGCGCCGGTACGCGGTCGACCCGGCCGAGCCCGCCGCCCCCGCCGCCCCTGCCGCCCCTGCCGCCCCGGCGAACGGCGCCGCGAGCGGGGCGGGCGTCGCCGCCGGGCCCGTGAACGGCGCGGCAGATGCGGACGCGGACGCGGACGTGGGCGAGGTCGTCCGGCGCCTCTTCGCCGAGATGCTCGGCCTCGACCGGCTCGATCCGGACGAGAGCTTCTTCGACCTCGGCGGCGACTCGCTGGTCGCGACGCAGTTCCTCGTCCGGATCCGCAAGATCTTCCCGGTGGACGTCGTGCTGCGGTCGATGTTCGAGGCGCCGACCGCGAACGCGTTCGCCGCGCTCGTCGAGGCGCGGATGACCGGCCCGGCCGCCGGCCCGGACGGGAGCGGGCGATGACCCGGCCGGCCGGTCCGGGCGCGGCCGGCGCGGGCCGCGCCGCGCCCGGCGGAGCGTGGCTCGTCGGCCGGCCGCCCCGCGCGGAGGCGGAGGTGTCGCTGTACTGCTTCCCGCACGCCGGGGGCACGCCCGGCGAGTTCGTGCGCTGGTCCGAGGACCTCCCGGGCGTGCGGGTCCGCGCGGTGCAGCCGCCCGGCCGCGCCTCCCGGCTCTTCGAGCCCCCTCTCCACCGGATGGCGGACCTGGTCGAGGCGATCGTCGCGGCGATCGGAACGGAGACGGCGGGGCGGGAGGAACGCGTCGCGTTCGCCGGCCACAGCCTCGGCGCCCTCGTCGCGTTCGAGGTCGCGCGGACGATGGAGGCGCGCGGCGTCCCCGGGCCGGACCGGCTCGTCGTGTCGGCCTGCCCCGCCCCGCCGGAGGCGGTGCCGCCGGGCGGCGTCCTGCACCTGCTGCCCGACCTGGAACTGCTGCGGGAGATCGGGCGGCGCTGGGGCCCGCTCCCGGAGGAGATCCGTGCCGACCCGGACCTGCTGGCGTACACCCTGCGCGGGTTCCGGGCCGATCTGGAGGCCCTCGAAACGTACCGGTACGTCCCCGGGCCCCCGGCGCGGTGCGGGATCGTCGCGATCGGCGGCACCGGCGATCCGGCGGCGGCGCGCA
This region includes:
- a CDS encoding thioesterase II family protein; amino-acid sequence: MTRPAGPGAAGAGRAAPGGAWLVGRPPRAEAEVSLYCFPHAGGTPGEFVRWSEDLPGVRVRAVQPPGRASRLFEPPLHRMADLVEAIVAAIGTETAGREERVAFAGHSLGALVAFEVARTMEARGVPGPDRLVVSACPAPPEAVPPGGVLHLLPDLELLREIGRRWGPLPEEIRADPDLLAYTLRGFRADLEALETYRYVPGPPARCGIVAIGGTGDPAAARMDRWSAHTAGPFALHTLPGGHFYFRDRRHETLRLLHAAITGPGP